In Hermetia illucens chromosome 5, iHerIll2.2.curated.20191125, whole genome shotgun sequence, a single window of DNA contains:
- the LOC119657557 gene encoding monocarboxylate transporter 9-like isoform X2: MEAETMSNTEMGQGSSADEDAPDGGWGWIVCFAVGISQITILPAMQQFDLIYKDHLEHLGLTSAQIGAIINTSNALSYLVAVISGPLFRMFSFRTVGVGSAMLVSFALFLTALSKSFPAYMLGFGVLFGASIGLSLTTGTIILNTYFFRKRRLANGVSWALASIGPFIMPYVTNLLLARFGVKGTVLVLSAISINSAVCALSFQPVSWHITREKLKTYCNPRTKSPEVSEPVDAQGIESSSQVLSAHSKPLKEEISKRTSILRRIARNFDLDLFKDFNYVITIFGLSIADFAEMNFNILMPSVLDKIGFTGAEIVTLLTLIALMDCCMRLLVPILVEKLGWKNRSCYLMGVVIMAIGRAILAYSKKYSVVFYTSFLIGFGKAVITVFLNLVTPSCVTIKRLPAATGIQMTMTGIFAVTGGPLVVIIKDKCSTTVLLHSLNVLTCVTVVLWSWQYIFCKKRQ, encoded by the exons ATGGaagctgaaaccatgagtaacACGGAAATGGGCCAAGGATCCAGCGCCGATGAAGATGCCCCTGATGGCGGCTGGGGGTGGATAGTTTGTTTTGCGGTCGGGATCTCCCAA ATAACAATCTTACCAGCCATGCAACAATTCGACTTGATATACAAAGATCACCTGGAGCATTTGGGGTTAACTTCCGCCCAGATTGGGGCCATCATCAATACGAGTAACGCCTTATCTTACTTAGTAG CGGTCATCAGTGGTCCTTTGTTCCGAATGTTTTCATTTAGGACGGTTGGAGTTGGCTCCGCAATGCTAGTTAGTTTTGCTCTATTTCTTACAGCGCTGTCGAAATCCTTTCCAGCCTATATGCTTGGCTTTGGCGTTCTTTTCG GTGCTAGTATTGGGCTTTCCTTAACCACGGGCACCATTATCTTGAACACATATTTTTTTCGCAAGCGACGTTTGGCGAATGGAGTTTCTTGGGCTTTGGCATCAATAGGACCCTTCATCATGCCCTATGTTACCAACCTACTATTGGCACGGTTTGGAGTAAAGGGAACAGTTCTAGTTCTTTCTGCAATTTCAATAAACTCAGCTGTATGCGCCCTGAGCTTTCAGCCTGTTAGCTGGCATATTACGAGGGAGAAGCTCAAAACATATTGCAACCCGAGGACTAAGAGTCCGGAAGTCTCCGAGCCTGTAGACGCACAGGGTATTGAATCTAGCTCGCAAGTTTTGTCAGCGCATTCGAAACCTTTGAAGGAAGAAATATCCAAAAGGACCTCGATCTTGAGAAGGATAGCGCGCAATTTTGACCTGGATCTGTTTAAGGATTTTAACTACGTAATAACCATCTTTGGCTTAAGTATCGCCGATTTCGCAGaaatgaattttaatattttaatgccTTCTGTTTTGGACAAAATCGGTTTTACGGGGGCTGAAATCGTTACCCTTTTAACGCTGATAGCTTTGATGGATTGTTGCATGAGGCTGTTAGTCCCAATACTTGTTGAGAAACTGGGGTGGAAAAACCGAAGCTGCTACCTGATGGGCGTTGTAATAATGGCAATAGGCCGGGCTATCTTAGCATATTCCAAAAAATACTCGGTTGTATTTTACACATCATTTTTGATTGGGTTTGGAAAAGCGGTGATTACTGTCTTTTTGAACCTCGTTACTCCAAGTTGTGTGACAATTAAGCGCCTTCCAGCAGCAACGGGGATACAAATGACGATGACCGGGATTTTTGCGGTTACTGGAGGACCACTTGTTG TCATAATCAAGGACAAATGCAGCACTACAGTCTTGTTGCATTCTTTGAATGTGTTAACATGCGTGACAGTTGTCCTATGGAGTTGGCAATATATTTTTTGTAAGAAGAGACAATAA
- the LOC119656932 gene encoding monocarboxylate transporter 2-like produces MEAGASKKSRKELEMESDFPAPDGGWGWVVCLAVGLGQMPLIFQFGLIYKDHMPNLGFSASQITTIMNLYNAFSFFVGLSNGPLFRRFSFRKIGIGSAILASWGLFLTAHSSTFLEYALSFGVLYGASFGLFLSTIVVVLNTYFCQRRRMANGIAWTLASLGPFVMPIITSILLDHYGVNGTVLICSAFVLNSAVCALTFQPVSWHIGKEKVRSLHSIEMEDQKHLKDTETYSDGMLPPVKNGRRSRRNEKSSIYQRIAFSLDLDLFKDSNFVITMCGLSVADFVEMNFGMLMAFIFNGYGFSKEQIVTLLSLMAGVDSCMRLLIPLVVGQMAWTNRTFYMSGILISAACRAIVAQTQNYSVIFYTCFLIGIGKAITAVFLNLVISSCVPIKRLPAATGLQLTMSGIFTISMGPVVGVIQQKYSAGTMLNCLNVLTGLTVVLWSCQNICCRRKR; encoded by the exons ATGGAGGCAGGAGCTAGCAAAAAGTCGAGGAAGGAATTAGAAATGGAGTCAGATTTTCCAGCTCCCGATGGTGGTTGGGGGTGGGTCGTATGTCTTGCTGTAGGGCTCGGTCAA ATGCCGCTCATATTCCAATTCGGCTTGATATACAAAGACCATATGCCGAATTTAGGGTTCAGTGCTTCACAAATCACTACCATCATGAATTTGTACAACGCGTTTTCGTTTTTTGTAG GACTATCGAATGGACCACTCTTTCGACGGTTTTCATTTAGAAAAATTGGCATTGGTTCTGCCATACTAGCAAGCTGGGGCTTATTTCTCACTGCCCACTCGTCGACGTTTTTGGAATATGCACTTTCGTTCGGAGTGCTCTATG GTGCTAGTTTCGGGTTATTTTTGTCGACCATCGTTGTTGTTCTCAACACTTACTTCTGTCAAAGGCGTAGAATGGCGAATGGGATTGCTTGGACACTGGCATCGCTTGGACCGTTTGTCATGCCCATCATCACCAGCATACTCTTGGACCATTATGGTGTCAATGGAACGGTTCTAATTTGTTCTGCGTTCGTACTGAACTCTGCTGTTTGCGCCTTAACTTTCCAACCTGTAAGTTGGCATATTGGTAAAGAGAAGGTAAGGTCCTTGCACTCGATTGAAATGGAGGACCAAAAGCATCTAAAAGATACTGAAACGTACTCAGATGGGATGCTGCCTCCTGTGAAAAATGGGAGAAGAAGCAGAAGGAATGAAAAGTCTTCCATTTACCAGAGAATAGCGTTTTCCTTGGATTTGGACTTATTCAAGGATTCGAACTTCGTTATAACGATGTGTGGATTAAGCGTTGCTGATTTTGTTGAAATGAATTTCGGGATGCTGATGGCGTTCATTTTCAATGGTTACGGCTTCTCGAAGGAGCAAATTGTGACTCTTTTATCACTGATGGCAGGAGTGGACAGTTGTATGCGACTTTTAATTCCACTGGTGGTCGGACAAATGGCTTGGACTAATCGAACCTTTTACATGTCAGGCATTTTAATATCGGCAGCATGTCGTGCTATTGTGGCACAGACGCAGAATTACTCCGTGATATTCTACACATGCTTTTTAATCGGTATTGGTAAAGCCATTACTGCTGTTTTCCTGAACCTTGTAATATCAAGTTGCGTCCCAATTAAACGTCTTCCTGCGGCAACGGGGTTGCAACTGACGATGTCAGGAATTTTCACAATATCGATGGGACCAGTTGTTG GCGTAATCCAGCAGAAATATAGCGCCGGGACGATGTTGAACTGTTTGAACGTGCTTACAGGCTTAACAGTTGTCTTGTGGAGTTGCCAAAATATATGTTGTAGGAGAAAACGATGA
- the LOC119657557 gene encoding monocarboxylate transporter 9-like isoform X1, protein MSRSWVFLIKNCLLKLKMEAETMSNTEMGQGSSADEDAPDGGWGWIVCFAVGISQITILPAMQQFDLIYKDHLEHLGLTSAQIGAIINTSNALSYLVAVISGPLFRMFSFRTVGVGSAMLVSFALFLTALSKSFPAYMLGFGVLFGASIGLSLTTGTIILNTYFFRKRRLANGVSWALASIGPFIMPYVTNLLLARFGVKGTVLVLSAISINSAVCALSFQPVSWHITREKLKTYCNPRTKSPEVSEPVDAQGIESSSQVLSAHSKPLKEEISKRTSILRRIARNFDLDLFKDFNYVITIFGLSIADFAEMNFNILMPSVLDKIGFTGAEIVTLLTLIALMDCCMRLLVPILVEKLGWKNRSCYLMGVVIMAIGRAILAYSKKYSVVFYTSFLIGFGKAVITVFLNLVTPSCVTIKRLPAATGIQMTMTGIFAVTGGPLVVIIKDKCSTTVLLHSLNVLTCVTVVLWSWQYIFCKKRQ, encoded by the exons ATGTCAAGGTCCTGGGTGTTCCTAATCAAAA aTTGTCTACTTAAGTTGAAAATGGaagctgaaaccatgagtaacACGGAAATGGGCCAAGGATCCAGCGCCGATGAAGATGCCCCTGATGGCGGCTGGGGGTGGATAGTTTGTTTTGCGGTCGGGATCTCCCAA ATAACAATCTTACCAGCCATGCAACAATTCGACTTGATATACAAAGATCACCTGGAGCATTTGGGGTTAACTTCCGCCCAGATTGGGGCCATCATCAATACGAGTAACGCCTTATCTTACTTAGTAG CGGTCATCAGTGGTCCTTTGTTCCGAATGTTTTCATTTAGGACGGTTGGAGTTGGCTCCGCAATGCTAGTTAGTTTTGCTCTATTTCTTACAGCGCTGTCGAAATCCTTTCCAGCCTATATGCTTGGCTTTGGCGTTCTTTTCG GTGCTAGTATTGGGCTTTCCTTAACCACGGGCACCATTATCTTGAACACATATTTTTTTCGCAAGCGACGTTTGGCGAATGGAGTTTCTTGGGCTTTGGCATCAATAGGACCCTTCATCATGCCCTATGTTACCAACCTACTATTGGCACGGTTTGGAGTAAAGGGAACAGTTCTAGTTCTTTCTGCAATTTCAATAAACTCAGCTGTATGCGCCCTGAGCTTTCAGCCTGTTAGCTGGCATATTACGAGGGAGAAGCTCAAAACATATTGCAACCCGAGGACTAAGAGTCCGGAAGTCTCCGAGCCTGTAGACGCACAGGGTATTGAATCTAGCTCGCAAGTTTTGTCAGCGCATTCGAAACCTTTGAAGGAAGAAATATCCAAAAGGACCTCGATCTTGAGAAGGATAGCGCGCAATTTTGACCTGGATCTGTTTAAGGATTTTAACTACGTAATAACCATCTTTGGCTTAAGTATCGCCGATTTCGCAGaaatgaattttaatattttaatgccTTCTGTTTTGGACAAAATCGGTTTTACGGGGGCTGAAATCGTTACCCTTTTAACGCTGATAGCTTTGATGGATTGTTGCATGAGGCTGTTAGTCCCAATACTTGTTGAGAAACTGGGGTGGAAAAACCGAAGCTGCTACCTGATGGGCGTTGTAATAATGGCAATAGGCCGGGCTATCTTAGCATATTCCAAAAAATACTCGGTTGTATTTTACACATCATTTTTGATTGGGTTTGGAAAAGCGGTGATTACTGTCTTTTTGAACCTCGTTACTCCAAGTTGTGTGACAATTAAGCGCCTTCCAGCAGCAACGGGGATACAAATGACGATGACCGGGATTTTTGCGGTTACTGGAGGACCACTTGTTG TCATAATCAAGGACAAATGCAGCACTACAGTCTTGTTGCATTCTTTGAATGTGTTAACATGCGTGACAGTTGTCCTATGGAGTTGGCAATATATTTTTTGTAAGAAGAGACAATAA